In one Cupriavidus taiwanensis genomic region, the following are encoded:
- the ccoN gene encoding cytochrome-c oxidase, cbb3-type subunit I, translated as MDVTAASSRVDTFNYGVVRQFAVMTVVWGIVGMAVGVLLAAQLIWPELNFNTPWLSFGRLRPLHTNAVIFAFGGSALFATSYYVVQRTCQARLFCGPLAAFTFWGWQLVIVAAAITLPLGITTSKEYAELEWPIDLLITAVWVAYAIVFFGTIVKRKTRHIYVANWFFGAYILTIAILHIVNNIEMPVSLWKSYSAYAGVQDAMIQWWYGHNAVGFFLTTSFLGMMYYFIPKQAERPIFSYRLSIVHFWALNFTYMWAGPHHLQYTALPDWAQSLGMVFSLILLAPSWGGMINGIMTLSGAWHKLRTDPILKFLVVALSFYGMSTFEGSMMSIKTVNALSHYTDWTIGHVHSGALGWVAMISIGSLYYLIPRLFGEKQMYSVRLIEWHFWIATIGVVLYIASMWIAGVMEGLMWRATQPDGTLTYAFVEAVKAKYPFYLIRLLGGMCFLSGMLLMAYNIAKTIAGKPAVDAPIPASIAASAH; from the coding sequence ATGGATGTCACTGCCGCGTCTTCACGCGTCGACACCTTCAATTACGGCGTCGTAAGACAGTTCGCTGTCATGACGGTAGTCTGGGGGATCGTCGGCATGGCCGTCGGCGTGCTGCTGGCAGCACAGCTGATCTGGCCCGAACTCAACTTCAATACGCCGTGGCTGTCGTTCGGCCGGCTGCGTCCGCTGCATACCAACGCGGTGATCTTCGCCTTCGGCGGCAGCGCGCTGTTTGCCACCTCCTACTACGTGGTCCAGCGCACCTGCCAGGCGCGCCTGTTCTGCGGCCCGCTGGCCGCGTTCACGTTCTGGGGCTGGCAACTGGTCATCGTCGCGGCCGCCATCACGCTGCCGCTGGGCATCACCACCTCCAAGGAATACGCCGAACTAGAATGGCCGATCGACCTGCTGATCACCGCAGTCTGGGTGGCCTACGCCATCGTGTTCTTCGGCACCATCGTCAAGCGCAAGACCCGGCATATCTACGTCGCCAACTGGTTCTTCGGCGCCTACATCCTGACCATCGCCATCCTGCATATCGTCAACAACATCGAGATGCCGGTGTCGCTGTGGAAGTCCTACTCGGCCTATGCCGGCGTGCAGGACGCGATGATCCAGTGGTGGTACGGCCATAACGCCGTCGGCTTCTTCCTGACCACCAGCTTCCTGGGGATGATGTACTACTTCATTCCCAAGCAGGCCGAGCGCCCGATCTTTTCCTACCGCTTGTCCATCGTCCACTTCTGGGCACTGAACTTCACCTACATGTGGGCCGGCCCGCACCACCTGCAGTACACCGCGCTGCCCGACTGGGCGCAGTCGCTGGGTATGGTGTTCTCGCTGATCCTGCTGGCCCCCTCCTGGGGCGGCATGATCAACGGCATCATGACCCTGTCGGGTGCCTGGCACAAGCTGCGCACCGACCCGATCCTGAAGTTCCTGGTGGTGGCGCTGTCGTTCTACGGCATGTCCACGTTCGAAGGCTCGATGATGTCGATCAAGACCGTCAACGCGCTGTCGCACTACACCGACTGGACCATCGGCCACGTGCACTCCGGCGCGCTCGGCTGGGTCGCGATGATCTCGATCGGTTCGCTGTACTACCTGATTCCGCGGCTGTTCGGCGAGAAGCAGATGTACAGCGTGCGCCTGATCGAATGGCACTTCTGGATCGCGACCATCGGCGTGGTGCTGTATATCGCCTCGATGTGGATCGCGGGTGTGATGGAGGGCCTGATGTGGCGCGCCACGCAGCCGGACGGCACCCTGACCTACGCCTTCGTCGAAGCGGTCAAGGCCAAGTACCCGTTCTATCTGATTCGCCTGCTGGGTGGCATGTGCTTCCTGTCCGGCATGCTGCTGATGGCCTACAACATCGCCAAGACCATTGCCGGCAAGCCCGCCGTGGATGCGCCGATTCCGGCCAGCATCGCCGCCTCTGCCCATTGA
- the zapE gene encoding cell division protein ZapE yields the protein MNVTEYYEKELKERGYQSDEAQLRAVARLQQCYDEWVAYKGRRNNALKKLLVRPDVPQGVYMWGGVGRGKSFLMDSFYTCVPVVRKTRLHFHEFMREVHRQLEELRGRPDPLDELARRIARRFRLICFDEFHVSDVADAMILHRLLQQLFDNGVQFVMTSNYRPDLLYPDGLHRDRVLPAIALLQQKLDVLNVDAGIDYRKRALEQVQAYHTPLDAKANSALRDAFTSIAGVADESPLLHIEHRELRALRKANGVVWFDFATLCGGPRSQNDYLELASQFHTVILSDVPRMTPRMSSEARRFTWLIDVFYDHKVKLLMSAEVPADELYTEGQMANEFHRTVSRIIEMQSREYLESERRTMDTTLT from the coding sequence ATGAACGTCACCGAGTACTACGAGAAGGAACTGAAGGAGCGCGGCTACCAGTCCGACGAGGCCCAGCTGCGCGCCGTGGCCCGGCTGCAGCAGTGCTACGACGAATGGGTCGCCTACAAGGGGCGCCGCAACAACGCGCTGAAAAAGCTGCTGGTGCGCCCCGATGTGCCACAGGGCGTCTATATGTGGGGCGGGGTGGGGCGCGGCAAGTCGTTCCTGATGGACAGCTTCTACACCTGCGTGCCGGTGGTGCGCAAGACGCGGCTGCATTTCCATGAATTCATGCGCGAGGTGCATCGCCAGCTGGAAGAACTGCGCGGCCGTCCGGATCCTCTCGATGAACTGGCCAGGCGCATCGCGCGCCGTTTCCGCCTGATCTGCTTCGATGAATTCCACGTCAGCGACGTCGCCGACGCGATGATCCTGCATCGCCTGCTGCAGCAGCTGTTCGACAACGGCGTGCAGTTCGTGATGACCTCCAACTACCGCCCGGACCTGCTCTATCCGGACGGCCTGCACCGCGACCGCGTGCTGCCCGCGATCGCGCTGCTGCAGCAGAAGCTGGACGTGCTCAATGTCGATGCCGGCATCGACTACCGCAAGCGCGCACTGGAACAGGTGCAGGCCTACCACACCCCGCTGGACGCCAAGGCGAATTCGGCGCTGCGCGATGCCTTCACTTCGATTGCCGGCGTCGCCGACGAGTCGCCGCTGCTGCACATCGAGCACCGCGAGCTGCGCGCGCTGCGCAAGGCCAACGGCGTGGTGTGGTTCGACTTTGCCACGCTGTGCGGCGGCCCGCGCTCGCAGAACGACTACCTGGAACTGGCCTCGCAATTCCATACGGTGATCCTGTCCGACGTGCCGCGCATGACTCCGCGCATGTCGTCCGAGGCACGCCGCTTTACCTGGCTGATCGACGTCTTCTACGACCACAAGGTCAAGCTGCTGATGTCGGCGGAAGTGCCCGCCGATGAACTCTATACCGAAGGCCAGATGGCCAACGAATTCCATCGCACCGTGTCCCGCATCATCGAAATGCAGTCGCGCGAGTACCTGGAATCAGAGCGCCGCACCATGGATACGACGCTTACCTGA
- the fnr gene encoding fumarate/nitrate reduction transcriptional regulator Fnr — MLTSIPITEMSPRCSTCAMGQLCLPVGMSQQDLAKIDTLVQERIRVHKGETLYRMGDPLTAVYAIRFGTLKTHVTTEDGRSQITGFHLPGEIVGLDGLGEMQHASDAAALEDTEVCVVRMNDLQSLSADLPSLQQQFLRLMGKEITHDQLMLVTLGSMRAEERLAAFLINLSERLSARGYSASEFVMRMSREEIGSYLGLKLETVSRLFSRFAEAGLIQIRQRHVKLIDIDGIKQLYSRTC, encoded by the coding sequence TTGCTCACCTCCATCCCCATTACCGAGATGTCGCCCCGCTGCTCCACCTGTGCAATGGGACAGCTGTGCCTTCCGGTTGGCATGTCGCAGCAAGACCTTGCCAAGATCGACACGCTGGTGCAGGAACGCATCCGCGTGCACAAGGGGGAAACCCTCTACCGCATGGGTGACCCGCTCACTGCGGTCTACGCCATCCGCTTCGGCACGCTCAAGACGCATGTCACCACCGAAGACGGACGCTCGCAGATTACCGGTTTCCACCTGCCCGGTGAAATCGTCGGCCTCGACGGCCTGGGCGAGATGCAGCATGCATCCGATGCGGCCGCGCTCGAAGATACCGAAGTCTGCGTGGTCCGCATGAACGACCTGCAGTCGCTGTCGGCCGACCTGCCTTCGCTGCAGCAGCAATTCCTGCGCCTGATGGGCAAGGAAATCACGCATGACCAGTTGATGCTGGTCACGCTCGGCTCGATGCGCGCCGAGGAACGCCTGGCCGCCTTCCTGATCAACCTGTCGGAACGGCTGTCCGCGCGCGGCTATTCCGCGTCCGAGTTCGTGATGCGCATGAGCCGCGAAGAGATCGGCAGCTACCTCGGCCTGAAGCTCGAGACCGTCAGCCGGCTGTTCTCTCGCTTTGCCGAGGCCGGGCTGATCCAGATCCGCCAGCGGCATGTCAAGCTGATCGACATCGACGGCATCAAGCAACTCTACAGCCGTACCTGCTGA
- the ccoO gene encoding cytochrome-c oxidase, cbb3-type subunit II, which produces MSDKQRFFSHETLEKNIGWLIICTILVVSIAGLVQIVPLFFQHSTTEPDPGITPYSPLRLMGRDVYIREGCVGCHSQQVRTLQAETERYGHYSTAGESVYDHPFLWGSKRTGPDLARVGGRYSDDWQRIHLRNPRDVVPESVMPSYPWLEKAELPTNDIQARMRALVRLGVPYTDAEIAKAPEELKGKTEEDALVAYLQGLGTNRRNVRVDAAAAAPKE; this is translated from the coding sequence ATGTCCGACAAACAACGCTTCTTTTCCCACGAAACGCTGGAGAAGAACATCGGCTGGCTGATCATCTGCACGATCCTCGTGGTCAGCATCGCAGGTCTGGTCCAGATCGTGCCGCTGTTCTTCCAGCACTCCACCACCGAGCCGGATCCGGGCATCACGCCGTATTCGCCGCTGCGGCTGATGGGGCGCGATGTCTATATCCGCGAAGGCTGCGTCGGCTGCCATTCGCAGCAGGTGCGCACGCTGCAGGCCGAGACCGAGCGCTACGGCCATTACTCCACCGCCGGCGAATCGGTCTACGACCATCCGTTCCTGTGGGGCTCCAAGCGTACCGGTCCCGATCTGGCACGCGTGGGCGGCCGCTACTCCGACGACTGGCAGCGCATCCACCTGCGCAACCCGCGCGACGTGGTGCCGGAATCCGTGATGCCGTCGTACCCGTGGCTGGAGAAGGCCGAGCTGCCCACCAACGATATCCAGGCGCGCATGCGCGCGCTGGTCAGGCTGGGCGTGCCGTACACCGACGCCGAAATCGCAAAGGCGCCGGAAGAGCTGAAAGGCAAGACCGAAGAAGATGCGCTGGTTGCCTACCTGCAGGGCCTCGGCACCAACCGCCGCAACGTCCGCGTCGATGCCGCCGCAGCGGCACCGAAGGAGTAA
- a CDS encoding heavy metal translocating P-type ATPase: protein MSPPPATSPSASMLAPLAPPVRRDGADTAARAAAALACFHCGLPVTEAEPLAADLDGSRRVFCCGGCQALAQTLHAAGFAHLYGDEARFARPIDDDARREAEPIWAAYDAPELRAQFVRPLDGGRAEITLAPENIRCAACAWLIEQHLSRQPGVESAVANVATRRVVVRWRDGAQTVSGLLAALAGIGYMAWPFEVSRTDQQDRRARRGLLMRMAVAMLGMMQVMMYAWPIYTHEASIDPGQLQLMRWASFALTLPVVGYAASPIFAGAWRSLRQRHMGMDVPVAIGVAAGFAASALATVRGVGEVYFDSVTMFVAFLLLARYLELRVRQASRSGAEMLARQLPATCERLAAAGAAGERIPVARLRAGDLIRVKAGEIVPADGAVTSGTSDLDESMLTGESRPVRRCAGDTVLAGSFNTASPLELRVTRVGAGTRLAEIVAVLDRALAEKPRLATLADRVAGWFVATLLALAALTGMVWGLWIDPSRALLVTIAVLVVSCPCALSLATPAALAAAGAALSRRGVLLARGHALETLARVTDVVLDKTGTLTEGRFAVAAVEPLGEADDARCLALAAAMERGGEHPIARALVAAAPDQAGQPLHVSDMRNVPGRGLEAVVAGRRLRLGRADFVWALSGDGQPDPASPDKLMHPGATLVWLGAETGPLACFVLADVERQQTPMLLARLRELGVRCHLVSGDNQAAVHWWAAHFGIDRMAGAVTPEGKRDYVARLQQGGAVVLAVGDGINDAPVLAQAQVSIAIGSGAPLAQAGADAVLTHGGVAEIATALAVSRQTRRVVRQNLGWAFFYNVVAIPLAATGLVTAWMAGIGMSLSSLLVVANAWRLLRAGKPRQHGA, encoded by the coding sequence ATGTCGCCGCCCCCAGCCACCAGTCCTTCCGCCAGCATGCTGGCGCCACTCGCGCCGCCCGTCCGGCGCGATGGCGCCGACACCGCCGCGCGCGCCGCCGCGGCGCTTGCCTGCTTCCATTGCGGTTTGCCGGTGACCGAGGCCGAGCCGCTTGCCGCCGACCTCGACGGCAGCCGCCGCGTTTTCTGCTGCGGCGGTTGCCAGGCCCTGGCGCAGACCCTCCATGCCGCCGGCTTTGCCCACCTGTACGGCGACGAAGCCCGCTTCGCCCGGCCCATCGACGACGACGCCCGACGCGAAGCCGAGCCGATCTGGGCCGCCTACGATGCCCCGGAACTGCGCGCGCAGTTTGTCCGCCCGCTCGATGGCGGGCGCGCCGAGATCACGCTGGCGCCCGAGAACATCCGCTGCGCCGCCTGCGCCTGGCTGATCGAACAGCATCTGTCCCGCCAGCCGGGCGTGGAATCGGCGGTAGCCAACGTCGCCACACGGCGCGTGGTGGTGCGCTGGCGCGACGGCGCCCAGACGGTCTCCGGGCTGCTGGCCGCGCTGGCCGGCATCGGCTACATGGCCTGGCCCTTCGAAGTCTCGCGCACCGACCAGCAGGACCGCCGCGCGCGCCGCGGCCTGCTGATGCGCATGGCGGTGGCCATGCTCGGCATGATGCAGGTGATGATGTACGCGTGGCCGATCTACACCCACGAGGCCAGCATCGATCCCGGCCAGCTGCAGTTGATGCGCTGGGCCAGCTTCGCGCTGACCTTGCCGGTGGTGGGCTACGCCGCCTCGCCAATTTTCGCCGGTGCCTGGCGCAGCCTGCGCCAGCGCCATATGGGCATGGACGTGCCGGTGGCGATCGGCGTCGCCGCCGGCTTTGCCGCCAGTGCGCTGGCGACGGTGCGAGGCGTGGGCGAGGTCTATTTCGATTCGGTGACGATGTTCGTCGCCTTCCTGCTGCTGGCCCGCTACCTGGAGCTGCGCGTGCGCCAGGCCTCGCGCAGCGGTGCCGAGATGCTGGCGCGCCAGTTGCCCGCCACATGCGAGCGGCTGGCCGCGGCCGGCGCGGCGGGCGAGCGCATCCCGGTCGCGCGCCTGCGCGCGGGGGATCTTATCCGCGTCAAGGCAGGCGAGATCGTCCCGGCTGACGGCGCCGTGACTTCGGGCACCAGCGACCTTGATGAATCCATGCTGACCGGCGAAAGCCGCCCGGTGCGCCGCTGCGCCGGCGACACCGTGCTGGCCGGCAGCTTCAATACCGCCAGCCCGCTGGAGCTGCGCGTGACCCGCGTCGGCGCCGGCACCCGGCTGGCCGAGATCGTCGCGGTGCTGGACCGCGCGCTGGCGGAGAAGCCGCGCCTGGCGACGCTGGCCGATCGCGTTGCGGGCTGGTTCGTGGCGACGCTGCTGGCACTGGCGGCATTGACCGGCATGGTCTGGGGCCTCTGGATCGATCCGTCGCGGGCCTTGCTGGTGACGATCGCGGTGCTGGTGGTCAGCTGCCCGTGCGCCTTGTCGCTGGCTACGCCGGCGGCACTGGCCGCGGCCGGCGCGGCGCTGTCGCGGCGCGGCGTGCTGCTGGCGCGCGGCCATGCGCTGGAAACGCTCGCCCGCGTCACCGACGTGGTGCTCGACAAGACCGGCACCCTGACCGAGGGCCGCTTCGCCGTGGCGGCGGTCGAGCCGCTGGGCGAAGCCGATGACGCCCGCTGCCTGGCGCTGGCCGCGGCGATGGAACGTGGCGGCGAGCACCCGATTGCGCGCGCGCTGGTGGCGGCGGCGCCGGATCAAGCAGGCCAGCCGCTGCACGTCAGCGACATGCGCAACGTGCCCGGCCGTGGCCTCGAGGCCGTGGTCGCAGGCCGCCGCCTGCGCCTCGGCCGTGCCGATTTTGTATGGGCGCTAAGCGGTGATGGCCAACCCGATCCGGCCAGTCCGGACAAACTGATGCATCCCGGTGCCACGCTGGTCTGGCTCGGCGCGGAGACCGGACCGCTGGCGTGCTTCGTGCTGGCCGACGTCGAGCGCCAGCAAACGCCCATGCTGCTGGCACGCCTGCGCGAACTCGGCGTGCGCTGCCATCTGGTATCCGGCGACAACCAGGCCGCGGTGCACTGGTGGGCCGCGCACTTCGGCATCGACCGCATGGCCGGCGCAGTGACGCCCGAAGGCAAGCGCGACTACGTGGCGCGGTTGCAGCAGGGCGGGGCCGTGGTGCTGGCGGTCGGCGACGGCATCAATGACGCGCCGGTGCTGGCACAGGCACAGGTATCGATTGCGATCGGCAGTGGCGCGCCGCTGGCCCAGGCCGGCGCCGACGCGGTGCTGACGCACGGCGGCGTGGCGGAGATCGCGACGGCGCTGGCCGTGTCGCGCCAGACGCGCCGGGTGGTACGGCAGAACCTGGGCTGGGCCTTTTTCTACAACGTGGTCGCCATTCCGCTGGCGGCGACGGGCCTGGTGACGGCCTGGATGGCCGGCATCGGCATGTCGCTGTCATCGCTGCTGGTGGTCGCCAATGCCTGGCGCCTGCTGCGCGCCGGCAAGCCGCGGCAACACGGAGCCTGA
- the ccoS gene encoding cbb3-type cytochrome oxidase assembly protein CcoS, whose amino-acid sequence METLYLLVPMSLVLVVVIAGALWWALHAGQYDDLDRPAESILLDNDKP is encoded by the coding sequence ATGGAAACGCTTTACCTGCTGGTGCCGATGAGCCTGGTGCTCGTGGTGGTCATCGCGGGCGCGCTGTGGTGGGCGCTTCATGCCGGGCAGTACGACGACCTGGACCGGCCTGCCGAATCGATCCTGCTCGACAACGACAAGCCGTGA
- a CDS encoding sulfite exporter TauE/SafE family protein, which yields MTFGVLISVFLLALLGGVHCAAMCGGVALAVEQRRCKTAPVGLVRSRTAWLGELLVMHFGRISTYMLLGAALGAAGATAWRQDYLPVQRWLFGAGSLMLLWSGWRLLRGSTFTVTWLERLAARASTAMAGRLGGLAGAMPAFVRARGGLARRYGVGLAWGLVPCGMVYGALTLALLAGNAGSGALVMGVFGLGTLPNLLVLSGLSGYLRLWSRRPGVRLGAGLAVMAFGGLGIARAVLLPHSLAEQGFCLVF from the coding sequence TTGACATTTGGCGTATTGATCAGCGTTTTCCTGCTTGCCCTGCTTGGCGGCGTGCACTGTGCCGCCATGTGCGGCGGGGTGGCGCTGGCTGTCGAGCAGCGGCGCTGCAAGACTGCGCCGGTCGGCCTGGTGCGCAGCAGGACTGCGTGGCTCGGAGAGTTATTGGTAATGCACTTTGGCAGGATTAGCACCTATATGCTGCTCGGTGCCGCGCTGGGCGCCGCCGGCGCCACGGCCTGGAGACAGGACTACCTGCCGGTGCAGCGCTGGCTGTTCGGCGCCGGCAGCCTGATGCTGCTGTGGTCGGGGTGGCGTTTGCTGCGCGGCAGTACCTTTACCGTGACCTGGCTGGAGCGGCTGGCGGCGCGCGCCAGCACTGCGATGGCCGGCCGGCTCGGCGGGCTTGCCGGCGCGATGCCGGCCTTCGTGCGGGCGCGCGGCGGGCTGGCCCGGCGTTACGGCGTGGGCCTGGCGTGGGGGCTGGTACCCTGCGGCATGGTCTACGGTGCGCTGACGCTGGCACTGCTGGCGGGCAATGCCGGCTCGGGTGCGCTGGTGATGGGCGTATTCGGGCTTGGCACGCTGCCGAACCTGCTGGTGCTGTCCGGGCTGTCGGGCTATCTCAGGCTGTGGTCGCGGCGGCCGGGCGTGCGCCTGGGCGCGGGCCTTGCCGTGATGGCGTTCGGCGGGCTTGGCATCGCGCGGGCGGTGCTGCTGCCACATTCGCTGGCGGAACAGGGCTTCTGCCTGGTCTTTTGA
- a CDS encoding cbb3-type cytochrome oxidase subunit 3, whose translation MAMITAIATVVSMVVFLGICWWAWSAGRQAANRESAMLPFALPDETTTTSSRNT comes from the coding sequence ATGGCCATGATCACTGCCATTGCGACCGTCGTGTCAATGGTCGTCTTCCTCGGCATCTGCTGGTGGGCCTGGTCCGCCGGCCGCCAGGCCGCCAACCGCGAATCCGCCATGCTGCCGTTCGCGCTGCCTGACGAAACTACGACAACATCGAGCCGGAACACCTAG
- the ccoP gene encoding cytochrome-c oxidase, cbb3-type subunit III: MSDFISEFWSYYIAAIALIGIVWCVWLLFSQRKITKTPGGSEDTGHVWDGDLRELNNPLPRWWMWMFLLACIFGLAYLVLYPGLGSYAGVLKFSTQGELAAHRAAQERMQNEIYGKYLKMDVKQVAADPQAREIGQRLFLNYCAQCHGSDARGSRGFPNLTDNDWLYGGEPETISQTITKGRNGVMPPFGASIDAKQAGDVAQYVRSLSGLSSDPIRVSRGEGAFKTTCVACHGSGGKGNQALGAPNLSDNVWLYGSSEASIVEAILKGHNNHMPAHEEILTPERIRMLTAYVWGLSNTGSGAGQ, encoded by the coding sequence ATGAGCGATTTCATTTCCGAATTCTGGAGTTATTACATTGCCGCCATCGCGCTCATCGGCATCGTCTGGTGCGTATGGCTGCTGTTTTCGCAACGCAAGATCACCAAGACCCCCGGTGGCTCGGAAGATACCGGCCATGTCTGGGACGGCGATCTGCGCGAACTGAACAACCCGCTGCCGCGCTGGTGGATGTGGATGTTCCTGCTGGCCTGCATTTTCGGCCTTGCTTACCTCGTGCTGTACCCGGGCCTGGGCTCGTACGCCGGCGTGCTGAAGTTCTCCACGCAGGGCGAACTGGCCGCGCACCGGGCGGCGCAGGAGCGCATGCAGAACGAGATCTACGGCAAGTACCTGAAGATGGACGTCAAGCAGGTGGCGGCGGACCCGCAGGCGCGCGAGATCGGCCAGCGCCTGTTCCTGAACTACTGCGCGCAATGCCATGGCTCGGACGCGCGCGGCAGCCGGGGCTTCCCCAACCTGACCGATAACGACTGGCTGTACGGCGGTGAGCCCGAGACCATCAGCCAGACCATCACCAAGGGCCGCAACGGCGTGATGCCGCCGTTTGGCGCATCCATCGATGCCAAGCAGGCGGGCGACGTGGCGCAGTATGTTCGTTCGCTGTCCGGGCTGTCGTCGGATCCGATCCGGGTATCGCGCGGCGAAGGCGCGTTCAAGACTACCTGCGTGGCCTGCCATGGCTCCGGCGGCAAGGGCAACCAGGCGCTCGGTGCGCCGAACCTGTCGGACAACGTCTGGCTCTATGGCAGCTCGGAAGCCAGCATTGTCGAGGCCATCCTGAAGGGCCACAACAACCATATGCCGGCACACGAGGAGATCCTGACGCCCGAACGCATCCGCATGCTGACGGCCTATGTGTGGGGTTTGTCCAATACGGGAAGCGGAGCCGGGCAATGA
- the ccoG gene encoding cytochrome c oxidase accessory protein CcoG, which yields MNAPGTDEVARAADLQRSAAAPGETSEETLYEVRRKIYPRSVKGAFSSWRVWLVILTQLIYYGTPWLQWNGRQAVLFDLGERKFYIFGLVLWPQDVIYLAVLLVISALALFLFTAIAGRLFCGYACPQTVYTEIFMWIERRVEGDRIARIRLDGDPWSLRKLRIKATKHFLWVLIALWTGFTFIGYFAPIRELGGEVLALSLGPWQAFWMLFYAFATWGNAGFMREQVCKYMCPYARFQSVMVDRDTYVVTYDVGRGEPRGSRSRKTDHHQAGLGDCVNCSICVQVCPTGIDIRDGLQYECIGCGACIDACNQVMDKMDYPRGLIRYTSENAMRKGLSAAASRKRLLRPRVIIYSVIWAALLAGFMASIMLRTPLKVDIIRDRGALGREVEGRWIENVYRLQLINTTEAPMQIRVRADSDELKDLMVEYDKQAESLAPTSNRLLPIRIRVPIEAARQGTHKINVTVTSEGTEQGHAEIRQSTSFIVPRDL from the coding sequence ATGAACGCGCCCGGGACCGACGAAGTGGCCCGGGCGGCCGACCTGCAACGGTCGGCCGCTGCGCCGGGCGAAACCTCGGAAGAAACCCTTTACGAGGTCCGCCGCAAGATCTATCCCCGCTCGGTGAAGGGCGCGTTCTCCAGCTGGCGGGTCTGGCTGGTGATCCTGACCCAGCTGATCTATTACGGCACGCCCTGGCTCCAGTGGAACGGACGCCAGGCCGTGCTGTTTGATCTTGGCGAGCGCAAGTTCTATATCTTCGGGCTGGTGCTGTGGCCGCAGGACGTCATCTACCTGGCCGTGCTGCTGGTGATCTCGGCACTGGCGCTGTTCCTGTTCACGGCGATCGCGGGGCGGCTGTTCTGCGGCTACGCGTGCCCGCAAACGGTCTATACCGAGATCTTCATGTGGATCGAGCGGCGGGTCGAAGGCGACCGTATCGCCCGTATCCGCCTCGACGGGGATCCGTGGAGCCTGCGTAAACTCCGCATCAAGGCAACCAAGCATTTCCTGTGGGTACTGATCGCACTCTGGACCGGCTTCACGTTCATCGGCTACTTTGCGCCGATCCGGGAACTAGGCGGCGAGGTGCTGGCGCTGTCGCTGGGACCCTGGCAGGCGTTCTGGATGCTGTTCTATGCGTTTGCCACGTGGGGCAACGCCGGCTTCATGCGCGAGCAGGTGTGCAAGTACATGTGCCCCTACGCGCGTTTCCAGAGCGTGATGGTGGACCGCGACACCTATGTCGTGACCTATGACGTCGGCCGGGGCGAGCCGCGCGGCAGCCGCTCGCGCAAGACCGACCATCACCAGGCTGGCCTGGGCGATTGCGTCAACTGCAGCATCTGCGTGCAGGTGTGCCCGACCGGCATCGATATCCGCGATGGCCTGCAGTACGAGTGCATTGGCTGTGGCGCCTGCATCGACGCCTGCAACCAGGTCATGGACAAGATGGACTACCCGCGCGGGCTGATCCGGTACACCTCGGAAAACGCGATGCGCAAGGGTCTGTCCGCTGCGGCATCGCGCAAACGCCTGCTGCGTCCGCGCGTCATCATCTACTCGGTGATCTGGGCGGCGCTGCTGGCGGGATTCATGGCGTCGATCATGTTGCGCACGCCGCTGAAGGTCGACATCATCCGCGACCGCGGTGCGCTGGGCCGGGAAGTGGAAGGGCGCTGGATCGAGAACGTCTATCGGCTGCAGCTGATCAACACCACCGAAGCGCCGATGCAGATCCGCGTGCGCGCCGACAGCGATGAATTGAAGGACCTGATGGTCGAATACGACAAGCAGGCCGAATCGCTGGCGCCGACCTCCAACCGGCTGCTGCCGATCCGCATCCGCGTGCCGATCGAGGCCGCCAGGCAGGGCACGCACAAGATCAACGTAACGGTAACGAGCGAAGGCACGGAGCAGGGGCATGCCGAAATCCGGCAATCCACCAGTTTTATCGTGCCGCGCGATTTGTGA
- a CDS encoding FixH family protein, with amino-acid sequence MSRQGNPWWKEPWPWLLMAGPLVAMVACGVTIWLAAAHPDMPVQGATRHGLVVEKMEAVPPKSAAARQP; translated from the coding sequence ATGAGTCGGCAAGGCAATCCGTGGTGGAAGGAACCGTGGCCGTGGCTGCTGATGGCCGGGCCGCTGGTGGCCATGGTGGCGTGCGGCGTGACGATCTGGCTGGCGGCGGCGCATCCCGACATGCCGGTACAGGGCGCGACGCGGCATGGCCTGGTGGTGGAGAAGATGGAAGCTGTGCCGCCCAAGTCCGCGGCAGCGAGGCAGCCATGA